CATGGCTGCCGGTTCTCTCAAAGATAATCGTCTTTTCTTTTGCATCAATCTTGTATATCAATAACCAGTCCGGTTGTATATGGCATTCTCTCCGGTCTTTGAAATTGCCCTGTAAGGTATGGTCTTTATATTTTCTGTCAAGGGGTTCTTCTTGTGTGAGTTTTCGCATAACATCATCCAACAATTCAATTTCTTTACCTCTTTTTTGCATCCTGCTATAATCCTTTTCAAAACGATTAGTAGTAATTAGTTTCAACATTAACTTCTCATCTTTTTAATAAACTCATCCACACTGTTATATTTAACAAGCTCTTTACCCTCATCTGTCTTTTTAAGGGTTTCCCTGGTTGTCTTGTTTGGTATCTCTACCTTAAACGGTAACCCTTTATTAAGTCTAATCTGTGTAAGAAAAAGTGTTATGGCCTCTGTTGTAGATATGCCTAACCGTTTAAGAATCTTTTCGCTCTCTGTTTTTAAGGCAGGTGTTATCCTTGCCCTTATCATTGCTGTCTTTGCCATATTACCCCCTTATTATGTTAAGTATAGTAATTGTAGCACAATTGAAATACACCGTAAATAATAAACCCTGCTGCATCTTATCCTGCCTTCTTTGCCTGTAATTTAATAATCAATCTGCTGTCAAGTGCATCTGCAATCTTCTTCAGGGTCTCTACTGTAGCCTTACTGAATGCCCCCCGCTCTAACCTTGAGATTGCACTTTGTTTAGTTCCTAACCTCTTGGCAAGTTCTGCCTGTGAGATTTTCTTTCGCTCCCTGGCCTTAATCATACTTCCCAGTAATTCAAATTCAGGTTCAAGGTCATCCCATGCCTTTTTGAATTCAGGATTCTTCATCTGTTCTGCTTTATACTCACCTAAAGTAGTTCCACTGGTATAACCTTTTGTTGCAGCCTTTTTCATAATTGCCCCCCTTCTCTGATTATAAAATCATTCATTCTTTTTTCAGCAAGTACAATATCCTGTACTGGTGTTTTCTCTGTCTTCTTTATAAAGCCGTGCAGTAGAATAAACCGCTTACCGGTGTATGTGAAATATAAAACCCTTATGGCCCCCTGGCTATCCTTTATTCTCAATTCCCTCATCTTGCCTCTTATCTGCCTGGTATATGGTTCTTTAAGCAGTACACCGTATTCAACTAACATCTCAATTGATTTAACCACCTTTGCCCTTGCCGATTCTGACAGAGAATCTAAAAAGCCCTTTGCCGGTTCTTTTCCGGTCATGTCTCTGTAAAACTCAACCTTCCATTCCATGAAAATCACTATAACACATAAGTTATATAGGCAGCAAGACAGCAAATAAAAAAGCCCTGCTGCTGTTAAGCAACAAGGCTTTTAAAGGGATACTCCTTTTATCTTATCTAACTAACTTGCTTTAATGCTACACTGGCTGATATTGGTATATCTACCAGCTCTATAATTTCTATAACATCATTAACGATAAGGGATAATCCGGCTTCCTCTTCCGGTATCATCTCATTATCTACCAAAGCAGTTAAGGCCAATTTCACAACATGCAGTCTTCCCTTTGCTTCAGATAGCAGATCATGTATCTCTGTGTTATTCATTGGCCACCCCCGCTATCTTAAACAACTTTTCACTGACTGCCTTTATTGTTTTCTCAATATCACGGATGATATAGGTAAGGCCTCTTATCCCGTCTATTGACATTTCAAAGTTGTTCTTCGGGTTCACATTGATAAAGCAATCTACAAGGAATCCCAGCTTATACCTACAAGTAACAAGCTGCTCCGATAAGTCCATAACGTCTTCCTTATCCAGTGCTGCAATTCTTGCTTGATCAGCGTGCAACTCTTCCCTTATTTCAGTAATATGCTTAGGTTCTGATACTACCTCTTCCTCTCTTGCCTTCTTTGATTTTGACATTGTAAAGCCCTCCTATATGGTTTTGATGTTATTAAAATAAAAAAGCCTGCAAGTGTTATCACGGTCATATAGAACCGCCCTCAACCTCACGATTGAAGGACACTTGCAGGCTTA
Above is a genomic segment from Nitrospirota bacterium containing:
- a CDS encoding type II toxin-antitoxin system YafQ family toxin — its product is MLKLITTNRFEKDYSRMQKRGKEIELLDDVMRKLTQEEPLDRKYKDHTLQGNFKDRRECHIQPDWLLIYKIDAKEKTIIFERTGSHADLFE
- a CDS encoding type II toxin-antitoxin system RelB/DinJ family antitoxin — translated: MAKTAMIRARITPALKTESEKILKRLGISTTEAITLFLTQIRLNKGLPFKVEIPNKTTRETLKKTDEGKELVKYNSVDEFIKKMRS
- a CDS encoding helix-turn-helix transcriptional regulator; protein product: MKKAATKGYTSGTTLGEYKAEQMKNPEFKKAWDDLEPEFELLGSMIKARERKKISQAELAKRLGTKQSAISRLERGAFSKATVETLKKIADALDSRLIIKLQAKKAG
- a CDS encoding type II toxin-antitoxin system RelE/ParE family toxin; translated protein: MEWKVEFYRDMTGKEPAKGFLDSLSESARAKVVKSIEMLVEYGVLLKEPYTRQIRGKMRELRIKDSQGAIRVLYFTYTGKRFILLHGFIKKTEKTPVQDIVLAEKRMNDFIIREGGQL